The following proteins are encoded in a genomic region of Comamonas resistens:
- a CDS encoding nucleobase:cation symporter-2 family protein yields MTSKVHPVDEVLPAGKLTALGLQHVLVMYAGAVAVPLIVGRALNLPPEQVAHLISADLFVCGLVTLIQALGATQWFGIKLPVMMGVTFASVAPMVAIAQSTGGNAGAGLIFGSVIGAGVVSILIAPVISRMLRFFPPVVTGTIIAVIGISLMRVGINWIFGNPVGPTAPSVPNPEHLKWLAEAQAMAGAPGSSLPAIPKGFSVLPTLPNPKYADLQGAAVSGIVLLSILLIARFAKGFIANISVLMGILIGGVISVAMGLMNFDKVAKAEWFTVVLPFQIAMPVFDPILILTMSLVMVVVMIESTGMFLALGDMTKREITQDELTRGLRTDGLGTLIGGIFNTFPYTSFSQNVGLVAVTGVMSRWVCVAGGAILIILGVLPKMGALIESLPTVVLGGAGLVMFGMVASTGIRILSNVDFRNNKHNAMIVAVSIGVGMIPLVAPNFRQWMPHSIHPLIESGILLASITAVALNLFFNGAAKDNSAAINAARQADAH; encoded by the coding sequence ATGACATCCAAAGTGCATCCCGTCGATGAGGTCTTGCCAGCAGGCAAGCTCACCGCCCTAGGCTTGCAGCACGTGCTGGTCATGTATGCAGGTGCCGTGGCCGTTCCACTGATCGTGGGCCGCGCGCTCAACCTACCACCCGAGCAGGTCGCGCACCTGATCTCTGCCGACCTGTTCGTCTGCGGTCTGGTCACCCTGATCCAGGCCCTGGGCGCCACCCAGTGGTTCGGTATCAAGCTGCCCGTGATGATGGGCGTGACCTTTGCCAGCGTGGCCCCCATGGTCGCCATTGCACAGTCCACCGGCGGCAACGCAGGAGCTGGCCTGATTTTTGGCTCCGTGATTGGCGCGGGGGTGGTTTCTATCCTCATCGCGCCCGTCATCAGCCGCATGCTGCGGTTTTTCCCGCCCGTGGTGACCGGCACCATCATTGCCGTCATCGGTATCAGCCTGATGCGCGTGGGCATCAACTGGATCTTCGGCAACCCCGTGGGCCCTACCGCACCTTCCGTGCCCAACCCCGAGCACCTGAAGTGGCTGGCTGAAGCCCAGGCCATGGCCGGCGCCCCCGGCTCCTCGCTGCCCGCCATCCCCAAGGGCTTCTCGGTGCTGCCCACCCTGCCCAACCCCAAGTACGCCGATCTGCAAGGCGCCGCCGTCTCGGGCATCGTGCTGCTGTCCATCCTGCTGATCGCACGCTTTGCCAAGGGCTTCATCGCCAATATCTCGGTGCTGATGGGCATTCTGATCGGCGGCGTGATCTCCGTAGCCATGGGCCTGATGAACTTCGACAAGGTCGCCAAGGCCGAGTGGTTCACCGTGGTGCTGCCCTTCCAGATCGCCATGCCCGTGTTCGACCCCATTCTGATCCTGACCATGAGCCTGGTGATGGTGGTGGTGATGATCGAATCGACCGGCATGTTCCTGGCTCTGGGCGACATGACCAAGCGCGAGATCACTCAGGATGAGCTGACCCGCGGTCTGCGCACCGACGGGCTGGGCACCCTGATCGGCGGTATCTTCAATACCTTCCCCTACACCAGCTTCTCGCAGAACGTGGGTCTGGTCGCCGTGACAGGCGTGATGAGCCGCTGGGTCTGCGTGGCGGGCGGCGCCATCCTGATCATCCTGGGCGTGCTGCCCAAGATGGGGGCGCTGATCGAGTCCCTGCCCACCGTGGTGCTGGGCGGCGCGGGTCTGGTGATGTTCGGCATGGTGGCCTCCACCGGTATCCGCATCCTGTCCAACGTGGATTTCCGCAACAACAAGCACAACGCCATGATCGTGGCCGTGTCCATCGGCGTCGGCATGATTCCTCTGGTTGCACCTAATTTCCGCCAATGGATGCCCCATTCCATCCATCCACTGATTGAATCCGGTATCCTGCTGGCTTCGATTACCGCAGTGGCTCTGAACCTTTTCTTCAACGGGGCTGCCAAAGACAACAGTGCCGCGATCAACGCTGCGCGACAGGCTGACGCCCACTAA
- a CDS encoding NADP-dependent malic enzyme encodes MTQNLSTAEQALRDAAREYHRSPVKGKISVTPTKPLSNQRDLSLAYSPGVAYPCLDIEADPSTAAEYTSRGNLVGVITNGTAVLGLGDIGPLASKPVMEGKGCLFKKFAGVDVFDIELAERDPDKLIEIIASLEPTLGGINLEDIKAPECFYIEQELSKRMNIPVFHDDQHGTAIISSAALLNGLELVNKQIDKVKIAVSGAGAAAIACVNVMVGLGVKRENVFMCDSKGVIYEGRPGGLDASKAQYAQKTDARTLADAVNGADVFLGCSAPGVLTADMVKTMADKPIILALANPEPEIRPELAKAIRPDCIVATGRSDYPNQVNNVLCFPYIFRGALDCGASKITEEMKLACVREIAALAKQDVSDEVAAAYQGKELTFGPDYLIPTPFDTRLILRIAPAVAQAAAESGVATRPIEDIAAYRESLTRFVYQTSMFMRPVFAAAKANLQRVAYAEGEDERVLRAVQVAVDDGLAKPILIGRPAVIEARIAKAGLRIQLGKDVEICNPEDDPRFRQYWETYHRLMGRDGVTPEAAKAAVRRSNTLIAALMVHLGDADAMLCGLVGKFDSHLAHVQDILGLKKDAKEFATVNAVMLESGTLFVADTYINEDPSAEELAEIAKMAADEVARFGLPPKVAFLSHSNYGSSTRGSARKMRAARDLFAAANPGIECDGEMHGDAALSQDVRSHALLESSLHGAANVLICPNLDAANILFNVLKTTGGHGTTIGPILMGSAASAHVLTPSATVRRVVNMTALAAAQAIALRG; translated from the coding sequence ATGACACAAAACCTGTCCACTGCCGAACAAGCCCTGCGCGACGCGGCCCGCGAATACCACCGCAGCCCCGTCAAGGGCAAGATTTCCGTTACGCCCACCAAGCCCCTGTCCAACCAGCGCGACTTGTCCCTGGCCTACTCGCCAGGCGTGGCCTACCCCTGCCTGGACATCGAGGCAGACCCCTCGACTGCGGCCGAATACACCTCGCGCGGCAACTTGGTCGGCGTGATCACCAACGGCACGGCTGTCCTGGGCCTGGGCGATATCGGACCTCTGGCCTCCAAGCCCGTGATGGAAGGCAAGGGCTGCCTGTTCAAGAAGTTTGCTGGCGTGGACGTGTTCGACATCGAGCTGGCCGAACGCGATCCGGACAAGCTGATCGAGATCATTGCCTCGCTGGAACCCACCCTGGGCGGCATCAACCTTGAAGACATCAAGGCGCCCGAGTGCTTCTACATTGAGCAAGAACTCTCCAAGCGCATGAACATTCCGGTGTTCCACGACGACCAGCACGGCACCGCCATCATCTCCAGCGCCGCCCTGCTCAACGGTCTGGAACTGGTGAACAAGCAGATCGACAAGGTCAAGATCGCCGTCTCCGGCGCCGGTGCTGCCGCCATCGCCTGCGTGAACGTCATGGTAGGCTTGGGCGTGAAGCGCGAAAACGTCTTCATGTGCGACTCCAAGGGCGTGATCTATGAAGGCCGCCCCGGTGGCCTGGATGCCTCCAAGGCCCAGTACGCACAAAAGACCGATGCCCGTACCCTGGCCGATGCCGTCAACGGTGCCGACGTCTTCCTGGGCTGCTCGGCTCCCGGCGTGCTGACTGCCGACATGGTCAAGACCATGGCCGACAAGCCCATCATCCTGGCCCTGGCCAATCCCGAGCCCGAAATCCGCCCCGAGCTGGCCAAGGCCATCCGCCCTGACTGCATCGTGGCCACAGGCCGCTCCGACTATCCCAATCAGGTCAACAACGTCCTGTGCTTCCCCTACATCTTCCGTGGCGCGCTGGACTGCGGCGCCTCCAAGATCACCGAGGAAATGAAGCTGGCCTGCGTGCGTGAAATCGCCGCCCTGGCCAAGCAGGACGTCAGCGACGAAGTCGCCGCCGCCTACCAGGGCAAGGAGCTGACCTTCGGCCCCGACTACCTGATCCCCACGCCTTTCGATACGCGCCTGATCCTGCGCATCGCGCCCGCCGTGGCCCAGGCTGCCGCCGAATCCGGTGTGGCCACCCGTCCCATCGAAGACATCGCGGCCTACCGCGAAAGCCTGACCCGCTTCGTCTACCAGACCAGCATGTTCATGCGCCCCGTGTTTGCAGCCGCCAAGGCCAATCTGCAACGCGTGGCCTATGCCGAAGGTGAAGACGAACGCGTGCTGCGTGCCGTGCAGGTGGCCGTGGACGACGGCCTGGCCAAGCCCATCCTGATCGGTCGCCCCGCCGTGATCGAGGCCCGCATTGCCAAGGCTGGCCTGCGCATCCAGTTGGGCAAGGACGTGGAAATCTGCAACCCCGAAGACGATCCACGCTTCCGCCAGTACTGGGAAACCTATCACCGCCTGATGGGCCGTGACGGTGTGACACCCGAGGCTGCCAAGGCAGCCGTGCGCCGCTCCAACACCCTGATCGCCGCGTTGATGGTGCACCTGGGTGATGCCGATGCCATGCTGTGCGGTCTGGTTGGCAAGTTCGACAGCCACCTGGCCCATGTGCAGGACATCCTGGGCCTGAAGAAGGACGCCAAGGAGTTCGCCACCGTCAACGCCGTCATGCTGGAGTCCGGCACGCTATTCGTCGCTGATACCTATATCAACGAAGACCCCAGCGCCGAAGAACTGGCCGAGATCGCCAAGATGGCTGCCGACGAAGTGGCCCGCTTTGGCCTGCCGCCCAAGGTCGCCTTCCTGTCTCACAGCAACTACGGCTCCTCCACTCGCGGCTCCGCCCGCAAGATGCGTGCCGCCCGTGACCTGTTCGCCGCAGCCAACCCTGGCATCGAATGCGACGGCGAAATGCACGGCGACGCTGCCCTGTCGCAGGACGTGCGCAGCCACGCTCTGCTGGAATCGAGCCTGCACGGCGCCGCCAACGTGCTGATCTGCCCCAACCTGGACGCAGCGAACATTCTGTTCAACGTGCTCAAGACCACGGGCGGCCACGGCACCACCATCGGCCCCATCCTCATGGGTTCCGCCGCTTCAGCCCACGTCCTGACCCCCTCGGCCACGGTGCGCCGTGTGGTCAACATGACAGCCCTGGCCGCGGCCCAGGCCATTGCTCTGCGCGGTTAA
- a CDS encoding virulence factor TspB C-terminal domain-related protein codes for MSKCVGGCSGTQTGVDVSWGSGSGSRWGSSFKHDGSSCALGSNPSTEKDPKCMGSPGTVNGVQVCIPADSAKGDKQSEKTTNSDGTSTDKVSETTCTNGICTTTTKTTNKDAAGNATSSSTSSSSQSQDSYCSKNPTSMVCAAANGGSKPGSGSGSGSGSGSGNGNGTGDGDCKGDDCGDKPSKFGGSCAGGFTCEGDAITCAIAKEVHLRNCQIDDLRNSEWHKLWENDPGKGKTGSVLGDLKGNKDVNIASYLQDRDDFIGSGSCPADRVISGPSWEVSIPYSSLCPYLSMLGNVAVICASIVAARIITGRAT; via the coding sequence ATGAGCAAGTGTGTTGGTGGTTGTAGCGGAACTCAAACTGGGGTTGATGTGTCCTGGGGCAGTGGTAGTGGCAGCCGCTGGGGCAGCAGCTTCAAGCACGATGGTTCGTCATGCGCTCTTGGCAGTAATCCAAGCACCGAAAAAGACCCTAAATGCATGGGATCGCCCGGTACCGTGAACGGTGTTCAAGTCTGCATCCCTGCAGATAGTGCCAAGGGTGATAAGCAGTCAGAGAAAACCACAAACAGCGACGGGACCTCTACGGACAAGGTTTCTGAGACGACTTGTACAAACGGTATTTGCACGACGACCACAAAGACCACTAATAAAGATGCGGCGGGTAACGCTACATCTTCAAGCACCAGCTCGAGTTCGCAGTCGCAAGACTCGTACTGCTCTAAGAACCCTACAAGCATGGTTTGTGCTGCGGCTAACGGTGGTAGTAAGCCCGGCTCTGGTAGTGGTTCCGGTAGTGGCTCAGGGTCTGGTAACGGCAACGGTACCGGTGACGGTGACTGCAAAGGCGATGACTGCGGAGACAAACCTAGCAAGTTCGGCGGCTCCTGTGCGGGTGGCTTCACTTGCGAAGGGGATGCGATCACTTGTGCTATTGCTAAAGAGGTTCATCTTCGCAACTGTCAGATTGACGATCTGAGGAATTCAGAGTGGCACAAGCTTTGGGAAAACGATCCCGGTAAGGGCAAAACGGGCTCTGTGTTGGGTGATTTGAAGGGTAACAAGGACGTCAATATTGCCAGCTACCTCCAAGATCGTGACGACTTCATTGGTAGCGGTTCTTGTCCTGCTGATCGTGTGATCTCTGGCCCGAGTTGGGAGGTGTCAATTCCTTATTCAAGCCTCTGCCCGTATCTCTCAATGCTGGGCAATGTCGCTGTCATCTGCGCATCTATTGTTGCTGCGCGCATCATCACCGGGAGGGCTACCTAA
- a CDS encoding (2Fe-2S)-binding protein, whose protein sequence is MKFTLNGQEVDAQDATSDTPLLYVLRNDMQLNGPKFGCGLGECGACAVLIDGKVARSCSVPLSVVEGKKVTTLEGLSPDASKAASAKALQDRAVLDVSAAKSEGSTPARTFTLHVVQQAFIDAQAAQCGYCTNGMIMALVGLFNQKPQASDDEIKQALSGHLCRCGTHVEIMQAAARARELIAQGRSAAIPAASTEQKAA, encoded by the coding sequence ATGAAATTCACTCTGAATGGCCAGGAAGTGGATGCGCAAGACGCCACCTCCGACACTCCTCTTCTTTATGTGCTGCGCAATGACATGCAGCTCAATGGCCCCAAGTTCGGCTGCGGCCTGGGCGAATGCGGCGCTTGTGCAGTGCTGATCGATGGCAAGGTGGCGCGATCCTGCTCCGTGCCATTGAGCGTGGTGGAGGGCAAGAAGGTCACCACACTGGAGGGCTTGTCTCCTGACGCTTCCAAGGCCGCCAGCGCCAAGGCTCTGCAAGATCGCGCCGTTCTGGACGTGAGCGCAGCCAAAAGCGAAGGCAGCACTCCCGCTCGTACTTTCACACTGCATGTGGTGCAGCAGGCTTTCATCGACGCACAAGCCGCGCAGTGCGGCTACTGCACCAACGGCATGATCATGGCGCTGGTGGGACTGTTCAACCAGAAGCCCCAGGCCAGCGACGACGAGATCAAGCAGGCGCTGTCCGGCCATCTGTGCCGCTGCGGCACCCATGTGGAAATCATGCAGGCCGCAGCGCGCGCCCGCGAGCTGATCGCGCAGGGCCGCAGCGCCGCCATTCCCGCTGCATCCACGGAACAGAAGGCTGCCTGA
- a CDS encoding DUF2523 domain-containing protein has protein sequence MPAFLGSLGGLLLSLVAGFVGRTLAALGLSLVTYYGVSQALDFLKGLIMQALSGFPVEVVQLLGLMRIGTALTIIFSAMFASMLLNGLNSDSFKKLIIQ, from the coding sequence ATGCCTGCATTTTTGGGTTCTTTGGGTGGCCTGCTGTTGTCCCTTGTCGCGGGCTTTGTGGGTCGCACGTTGGCGGCGCTGGGGCTGTCCTTGGTCACTTATTACGGCGTCTCTCAAGCTCTGGATTTCTTGAAGGGGCTCATCATGCAGGCCCTTTCAGGCTTCCCTGTTGAGGTAGTCCAGTTGCTGGGGCTGATGAGGATAGGGACTGCGCTCACGATCATCTTCAGTGCAATGTTTGCAAGCATGCTGCTCAACGGTCTGAATTCGGACAGCTTCAAGAAGCTGATCATTCAATGA
- a CDS encoding major capsid protein, whose amino-acid sequence MSKKLKSALLAIPAFAAATGAHAAAVDVTGVVSDIAAQAGPIGLIGSAVLLIIVAVAAFKWVRGALR is encoded by the coding sequence ATGTCCAAAAAACTGAAGTCGGCCCTGTTGGCCATTCCCGCTTTCGCTGCTGCCACTGGCGCTCACGCGGCTGCTGTTGACGTCACTGGCGTTGTCAGCGATATCGCTGCGCAAGCTGGCCCCATCGGTTTGATCGGCTCCGCCGTGCTGCTGATCATCGTGGCGGTTGCTGCTTTCAAGTGGGTGCGCGGCGCTCTGCGTTGA
- a CDS encoding rolling circle replication-associated protein yields the protein MERIITAPTGERIVIQGEVLEDAWDVYVKRVNGHREISFRNAVIWSETDKLAPPPFDPEAYLSQFDGEDREWRERELEEEAEARRLKKLEQNAQRAKSACRWFIKANGLNELLTLTYRENQEDRDLCKKHFKEWVRRMKSALGGRFVYCASFERQDRGAMHVHIACHKLPKHATHKDVKIKGWELGTKVWRSIVGKDNGMCFVGGRKTPQGRIKQRSIAKIASYVSKYITKDYKDAPDESNRYSRSDSKNGIASMPKAEKIRIWGASLRDMIEMTFQCANDEIVVSHRITLERFEGARYWLVTEPKEPYA from the coding sequence ATGGAAAGAATAATAACCGCCCCCACGGGCGAACGCATAGTTATTCAAGGTGAAGTCCTTGAGGATGCATGGGACGTGTATGTCAAACGCGTCAATGGCCATCGCGAAATCTCGTTTCGCAACGCTGTTATCTGGTCTGAAACCGACAAGCTCGCACCTCCCCCGTTTGACCCCGAAGCCTACCTCTCCCAATTCGATGGTGAAGACCGTGAATGGCGTGAGAGAGAGCTCGAAGAGGAAGCTGAGGCCCGTCGACTCAAGAAGCTTGAACAAAACGCACAGAGGGCTAAATCAGCCTGTCGCTGGTTCATCAAAGCGAACGGTTTGAATGAGCTGCTCACGCTGACTTACCGTGAGAATCAAGAAGACCGTGATCTGTGCAAGAAGCACTTCAAAGAATGGGTTCGCCGCATGAAAAGCGCGCTCGGTGGGCGCTTCGTCTACTGTGCAAGCTTTGAGAGACAAGACCGCGGTGCAATGCATGTCCACATCGCTTGTCACAAGCTGCCCAAGCACGCGACACACAAGGACGTAAAAATCAAAGGCTGGGAACTCGGCACTAAAGTCTGGCGCTCTATCGTTGGCAAGGACAATGGCATGTGCTTCGTTGGCGGTCGCAAGACCCCTCAAGGACGCATCAAACAGCGCTCCATAGCCAAGATTGCCTCCTACGTGTCTAAGTACATCACCAAGGATTACAAGGACGCTCCGGACGAATCTAACCGCTACAGCCGTAGTGACTCCAAGAACGGCATTGCCTCTATGCCCAAAGCGGAAAAAATCCGCATTTGGGGGGCATCCCTGCGAGACATGATTGAGATGACATTTCAGTGTGCTAACGATGAAATCGTTGTGTCTCATCGCATCACCCTAGAGCGCTTCGAGGGTGCTCGTTATTGGCTTGTGACTGAACCAAAGGAACCCTATGCGTAA
- a CDS encoding MFS transporter has protein sequence MPAALLALAAGAFGIGTTEFIIMGLLTQVSQDLQISIPTAGTLISGYAIGVAVGAPVLTLASRHWPRKFLLLSLMLLFIAGNAAAALAPSYGWLMAARMLTSLTHGTFFGVGAVVATQLVAPEKKASAIALMFSGLTLATLLGVPFGTWIGQHWGWRMAFAAVSGIGVVALLILARYVPRHLSMPAVRHLGHELAVLRNASLWRGLLLTVVGFAGVFTLYTYIEPLLTQITGMGDRMVALTLLLFGAGLAIGNHVGGKLADRLGAQRALWISLAGLLLVLIAGYWLFASTALTIAFVLLLGIAAFATVAPLQMSVLQAAGEAGMNLASSLNIAAFNLGNALGAWLGGAVIAQGLGLTSLTWTAALPTAAALLMASLTLRHHASRPSASMAAGMH, from the coding sequence ATGCCTGCTGCACTGCTTGCTCTGGCCGCCGGAGCTTTTGGCATCGGCACCACCGAATTCATCATCATGGGCCTGCTGACCCAGGTCAGCCAGGATCTGCAGATCTCCATTCCTACTGCGGGTACGCTGATCTCTGGCTACGCCATCGGCGTGGCCGTGGGCGCACCTGTTCTCACCCTGGCATCGCGCCACTGGCCGCGCAAGTTTCTGCTGCTGAGCCTGATGCTGCTGTTCATTGCGGGCAATGCCGCTGCCGCCCTGGCCCCCAGCTATGGCTGGCTGATGGCGGCACGCATGCTGACCTCGCTGACCCATGGCACTTTCTTCGGTGTCGGTGCGGTGGTCGCTACGCAGCTGGTCGCCCCAGAGAAGAAAGCATCCGCCATTGCACTGATGTTTTCCGGCCTGACGCTGGCCACGTTGCTGGGTGTGCCTTTTGGCACCTGGATCGGCCAGCATTGGGGCTGGCGCATGGCCTTTGCCGCCGTCAGCGGCATCGGCGTGGTGGCCCTGCTGATTCTGGCGCGCTATGTGCCCCGTCACCTGAGCATGCCTGCCGTCCGGCACCTGGGCCATGAACTGGCCGTGCTGCGTAATGCCTCCCTGTGGCGCGGCCTGCTGCTGACGGTGGTGGGCTTTGCCGGGGTCTTCACCCTTTATACCTATATAGAGCCCTTGCTGACCCAGATCACGGGAATGGGCGACCGCATGGTTGCCTTGACCCTGCTGCTGTTCGGAGCGGGACTTGCCATTGGCAACCACGTTGGCGGCAAGTTGGCCGATCGCCTGGGCGCACAGCGGGCGCTATGGATATCACTAGCAGGCCTGTTGCTGGTCTTGATCGCGGGCTACTGGCTGTTTGCGAGCACGGCCTTGACCATCGCCTTTGTGCTGCTGCTGGGTATTGCCGCCTTTGCCACGGTCGCGCCTTTGCAGATGAGCGTGCTGCAGGCGGCTGGCGAAGCGGGAATGAATCTGGCCTCCAGCCTCAATATCGCAGCCTTCAACCTGGGCAATGCCTTGGGCGCGTGGCTGGGCGGTGCCGTCATCGCCCAGGGTCTGGGCCTGACCTCGCTGACCTGGACTGCCGCCCTGCCCACCGCTGCCGCCTTGCTGATGGCAAGCCTGACGCTACGCCATCACGCCTCTCGGCCATCTGCCTCTATGGCGGCGGGCATGCACTGA
- a CDS encoding recombinase family protein has product MLVGYARVSTQEQDTSVQIAAMHAAGVRVIFEEKASGAKFDRPVLRQCLASLKTGDHFVFYKLDRVARSLSDLLKILDRVERSGACIRSLTEPIDTTTPTGRLMLQILGAMAEFERSLIRERCMAGQKEAMARGVHCGRALSVDDATAVAIVEAYATGLYTLKGVGQRFGVSDSVVKRLVYKKTKPNYRS; this is encoded by the coding sequence ATGCTGGTTGGATATGCCCGTGTAAGTACTCAAGAGCAAGATACATCAGTGCAGATTGCGGCAATGCATGCTGCTGGTGTCCGGGTGATTTTTGAAGAGAAAGCTAGCGGTGCGAAGTTTGATCGGCCTGTGCTTCGGCAGTGCCTTGCCTCGCTAAAAACAGGGGATCATTTCGTCTTTTACAAGCTTGATCGCGTTGCACGATCGCTCTCTGACTTACTCAAGATTCTCGACCGTGTAGAGCGTTCGGGTGCTTGTATTCGATCTCTGACAGAGCCTATCGATACCACCACGCCGACTGGGCGTTTGATGCTCCAGATTCTGGGGGCTATGGCTGAGTTCGAACGGTCTTTGATTCGGGAACGCTGCATGGCGGGTCAGAAAGAGGCCATGGCTCGGGGTGTGCACTGTGGTCGTGCTCTATCTGTGGACGATGCAACGGCAGTTGCGATCGTTGAGGCTTACGCTACAGGTCTATACACGCTGAAGGGCGTAGGTCAGCGCTTTGGGGTATCTGACTCCGTTGTAAAACGTCTTGTCTATAAGAAGACAAAACCCAACTATCGCTCTTGA
- a CDS encoding zonular occludens toxin domain-containing protein, whose protein sequence is MIYLTTGGNGAGKTLFTLRDVRDQQLKENRPVYYHGFEMHEHVAAEFGWQKFDPKLWQDLPDGSICIMDECQNEFPVRGSRDAVPPYINAIAQFRRKRGFDFWMVCPSPKMLDSFVRGLIESPSWHRHMKRALGADMVSELKFGVPDLQCEKPNSGTRAEVKMRAYPKEVYNWYKSASLHTGKRRIPKQVWILGFAAIAVPCMFWYAFRLLNAPAQKAAAAAEVQQPSERKFAPLTPAEYAASFKARVGGFPHTAPRYDEVTKPVTAPYPAACVEMKSKGCKCYTQQGTVMPIAVDICTQIVKNGYFVDWEKPQASTPMPAGRQERPALVAQSAQVPQTVPMPEPRERPTPPAVDGYTQGLAARNAQVRSVFQ, encoded by the coding sequence ATGATCTATCTCACGACTGGTGGAAACGGCGCGGGAAAAACGCTTTTCACACTTCGGGATGTGCGCGATCAGCAGTTGAAGGAAAACCGCCCGGTCTATTACCACGGCTTTGAAATGCATGAGCATGTCGCGGCTGAATTCGGTTGGCAGAAGTTCGATCCGAAGCTGTGGCAAGACCTGCCTGATGGCTCCATCTGCATCATGGATGAATGCCAGAATGAGTTCCCCGTGCGGGGGAGTCGTGATGCGGTTCCGCCCTATATCAACGCTATTGCTCAGTTCCGGCGCAAGCGTGGTTTTGATTTCTGGATGGTGTGTCCGAGTCCCAAAATGCTCGACTCATTTGTCCGGGGCTTGATTGAGTCACCTTCCTGGCATCGTCATATGAAACGGGCTCTTGGTGCCGATATGGTGTCTGAGCTGAAATTTGGTGTGCCCGATCTGCAGTGCGAAAAGCCGAATTCCGGTACCCGCGCTGAAGTCAAGATGCGTGCGTACCCCAAGGAAGTCTATAACTGGTACAAGTCCGCCAGTCTGCATACCGGTAAGCGCCGTATTCCTAAACAGGTGTGGATTCTCGGGTTCGCGGCGATCGCCGTTCCCTGCATGTTTTGGTACGCGTTTCGGCTGCTCAATGCACCAGCGCAAAAAGCCGCAGCTGCTGCAGAAGTGCAGCAGCCTTCAGAGCGGAAATTTGCGCCCCTGACTCCTGCGGAATATGCGGCTTCTTTCAAGGCCCGTGTGGGTGGCTTTCCTCATACCGCGCCCCGATATGACGAAGTGACAAAGCCTGTCACTGCGCCGTATCCGGCTGCATGTGTGGAAATGAAATCTAAGGGCTGTAAGTGCTACACCCAGCAAGGCACAGTCATGCCCATCGCTGTAGATATCTGTACGCAGATTGTCAAAAATGGCTACTTCGTTGACTGGGAAAAACCGCAAGCCAGCACCCCTATGCCGGCTGGGCGACAAGAGCGTCCCGCTCTTGTTGCTCAGTCGGCGCAAGTCCCTCAAACCGTCCCCATGCCTGAGCCAAGAGAGCGGCCTACTCCCCCGGCTGTTGACGGCTACACACAAGGCTTAGCGGCGCGAAATGCTCAAGTCAGGTCGGTATTCCAATGA